The Corallococcus soli genome includes a window with the following:
- the pilQ gene encoding type IV pilus secretin PilQ, which translates to MLEQSAVTRGKWFMATAWAVVLASANVYGADLNTLRDLQVSRTGAGAQVVVTGTRPPTFTVFRLSGPERLVVDLSSADATGIKGHHDGTGPVSGVVAAQFSDARASVGRVLVALDQASQYDVRAEGNRVVISVDGSSVAPAATTAQAPAAPKPATPVAVAAASKPAPVAIAAAPKPAPVKAEPAPVVEAMVAVVPEEGSAAKAVPSQAPGRENVVATEADEREVAHPAQRITRLSLDGDALRVGADGDIARYEVLELVDPPRLAVDVYGVGLSAKAPKVKGNLLKDVRVGAHEDKVRLVLVAKGDMPAYRVDRAERGLDVVLGAAVARKPKPAVSRDAVAETEPLRPQPLPVEPPKPAQAVVAQAVEVKDLSFDESASGGRVQLKLSGATSWKVDRPDPRSAVLTLDNARLPKKLERSLDTSALDTPVKMISAFSVPGEGRKVRVVVAADGAIEENVTQGTNTLSWRLDVQGVKTEEVAVTQRTAGFTAEAPAYAAEGAPQQARYRGKRVSFEFKDIEIQNLLRVIAEISKRNIVVADDVSGRVTIRLRNVPWDQALELILRTKQLGQEQVGNIIRIAPLKTLEEEARLRGERKRSLQAQEELLISLVPVNYAVASDMAARVKDVLSSRGSVTVDTRTNVLIIKDIRTNTEKARALVRSLDTQTPQVLIESRIVEASTTFSRNLGVQWGGQARLSPATGNPTGLIFPSTVGVTGGAPGTAPGVPAAPNFAVNLPAAVGPGLGGALGFAFGSAGGALQLNLRLSAAESEGAVKTISSPKVTTLDNNTARISQGLSIPFSQTSATGVNTIFIEARLSLEVTPHITQDGSILMSIQAQNNQPDPSNTGANGQPSIQRKEANTQVLVKDGDTTVIGGIYVRRGSTARESVPFLSKIPVLGFFFRNSLETDERQELLIFITPRILNRQTIAQSL; encoded by the coding sequence ATGCTCGAGCAGAGCGCTGTGACGAGGGGCAAGTGGTTCATGGCGACCGCATGGGCGGTCGTCCTGGCAAGCGCCAATGTGTACGGCGCGGATCTCAATACGCTGCGCGACCTGCAGGTGTCGCGGACGGGAGCGGGTGCCCAGGTCGTGGTGACCGGGACCCGGCCGCCTACCTTCACCGTCTTCCGGCTCAGTGGGCCGGAGCGGCTGGTGGTGGACCTGTCGTCCGCGGATGCCACGGGCATCAAGGGACACCATGACGGCACCGGTCCGGTGTCCGGCGTGGTGGCCGCCCAGTTCTCCGACGCACGCGCCAGCGTGGGCCGCGTGCTGGTGGCGCTCGACCAGGCGTCCCAGTACGATGTGCGCGCCGAGGGCAACCGCGTCGTGATCTCCGTGGACGGCTCGTCGGTGGCCCCCGCCGCCACGACCGCCCAGGCGCCCGCGGCACCGAAGCCGGCCACGCCGGTGGCCGTCGCCGCCGCGTCGAAGCCCGCGCCGGTGGCCATCGCCGCCGCGCCGAAGCCCGCGCCGGTGAAGGCCGAGCCCGCCCCCGTCGTGGAGGCGATGGTGGCCGTGGTCCCCGAGGAGGGCAGCGCCGCCAAGGCCGTTCCGTCCCAGGCCCCGGGCCGCGAGAACGTGGTCGCCACGGAGGCGGATGAGCGCGAGGTGGCCCACCCGGCCCAGCGCATCACCCGGCTGTCCCTGGACGGCGACGCGCTGCGCGTCGGCGCCGACGGCGACATCGCCCGCTACGAGGTCCTGGAGCTGGTGGATCCCCCCCGGCTCGCCGTGGACGTCTACGGCGTGGGCCTGAGCGCGAAGGCGCCCAAGGTGAAGGGCAACCTGCTCAAGGACGTGCGGGTGGGCGCCCATGAGGACAAGGTCCGCCTGGTCCTGGTCGCCAAGGGCGACATGCCCGCCTACCGCGTGGACCGCGCCGAGCGAGGCCTGGACGTGGTGCTGGGCGCCGCGGTGGCGCGCAAGCCGAAGCCCGCCGTGTCCCGCGACGCGGTGGCGGAGACCGAACCCCTGCGCCCGCAGCCCCTGCCCGTGGAGCCGCCGAAGCCCGCGCAGGCCGTCGTGGCCCAGGCCGTGGAGGTCAAGGACCTGTCCTTCGACGAGAGCGCCTCCGGTGGCCGCGTGCAGCTGAAGCTGTCCGGCGCGACCTCGTGGAAGGTGGACCGGCCGGATCCGCGCAGCGCCGTGCTGACGCTGGACAACGCGCGGCTGCCCAAGAAGCTGGAGCGCAGCCTGGACACCAGCGCGCTGGACACGCCGGTGAAGATGATCAGCGCCTTCAGCGTCCCCGGTGAGGGCCGCAAGGTGCGCGTGGTGGTCGCCGCGGACGGCGCCATCGAGGAGAACGTCACCCAGGGCACCAACACCCTGAGCTGGCGGCTGGACGTGCAGGGCGTGAAGACGGAGGAGGTGGCCGTCACCCAGCGCACCGCCGGCTTCACCGCCGAGGCGCCGGCGTACGCGGCGGAGGGCGCGCCCCAGCAGGCGCGCTACCGTGGCAAGCGCGTGTCCTTCGAGTTCAAGGACATCGAGATCCAGAACCTGCTGCGCGTCATCGCGGAGATCTCCAAGCGCAACATCGTGGTGGCCGACGACGTGTCGGGCCGCGTGACCATCCGCCTGCGCAACGTTCCCTGGGACCAGGCGCTGGAGCTCATCCTGCGCACCAAGCAGCTGGGCCAGGAGCAGGTGGGCAACATCATCCGCATCGCTCCCCTGAAGACCCTGGAAGAGGAGGCGCGGCTGCGCGGTGAGCGCAAGCGGTCCCTGCAGGCGCAGGAGGAGCTGCTCATCAGCCTGGTGCCGGTGAACTACGCGGTGGCCAGCGACATGGCCGCGCGGGTGAAGGACGTGCTCAGCAGCCGCGGCTCGGTGACGGTGGACACGCGCACCAACGTGCTCATCATCAAGGACATCCGCACCAACACGGAGAAGGCGCGCGCCCTGGTGCGCAGCCTGGACACGCAGACGCCGCAGGTGCTCATCGAGAGCCGCATCGTGGAGGCGAGCACCACCTTCAGCCGCAACCTGGGCGTGCAGTGGGGCGGTCAGGCGCGCCTGTCGCCGGCGACCGGCAACCCCACCGGCCTCATCTTCCCCAGCACGGTGGGCGTCACGGGCGGCGCCCCGGGCACGGCCCCGGGCGTTCCGGCGGCGCCGAACTTCGCGGTGAACCTGCCGGCGGCCGTGGGTCCGGGCCTCGGCGGCGCCCTGGGCTTCGCCTTCGGGTCCGCGGGCGGCGCGCTCCAGCTCAACCTGCGCCTGTCGGCGGCGGAGTCCGAGGGCGCGGTGAAGACCATCTCGTCGCCCAAGGTCACGACGCTGGACAACAACACGGCCCGCATCAGCCAGGGTCTGTCCATCCCGTTCAGCCAGACGTCAGCGACCGGCGTGAACACCATCTTCATCGAAGCGCGTCTGTCGCTGGAAGTGACGCCGCACATCACCCAGGACGGCAGCATCCTCATGTCCATCCAGGCGCAGAACAACCAGCCGGACCCGTCCAACACGGGCGCCAACGGACAGCCGTCCATCCAGCGCAAGGAGGCCAACACGCAGGTCCTTGTGAAGGACGGGGATACCACCGTCATCGGTGGCATCTACGTGCGCCGGGGCAGCACCGCCCGCGAATCGGTGCCCTTCCTGTCGAAGATCCCCGTGCTGGGCTTCTTCTTCAGGAACTCCCTGGAGACCGACGAGCGCCAGGAACTGCTCATCTTCATCACGCCCCGCATCCTCAACCGGCAGACCATCGCGCAGAGCCTCTAG
- a CDS encoding roadblock/LC7 domain-containing protein: MSFRTHLESVVNQVDGALACSVMGFDGISVDTFQKDEAAELDVTGTWVEYANLLTQLRNAAESLKTGTVTEVSVNSEKVLTVMRLLTPDYFLVLALRADGNFGKGRYVLRVTAPNVKAEL; encoded by the coding sequence ATGTCCTTTCGCACGCACCTTGAGTCGGTGGTGAACCAGGTGGACGGAGCCCTCGCGTGCAGCGTGATGGGCTTCGACGGCATCTCCGTGGACACGTTCCAGAAGGACGAGGCCGCGGAGCTGGACGTCACGGGCACCTGGGTGGAGTACGCCAACCTGCTGACGCAGCTGAGGAACGCCGCCGAGTCCCTCAAGACGGGCACGGTGACGGAGGTCAGCGTCAACAGCGAGAAGGTCCTGACCGTGATGCGCCTGCTGACCCCGGACTACTTCCTGGTCCTGGCGCTTCGCGCGGATGGCAACTTCGGCAAGGGCCGCTACGTGCTGCGCGTGACGGCCCCCAACGTGAAGGCGGAGCTGTAG
- the efp gene encoding elongation factor P, producing MAGFVDTSEFRNGLKIEIDGEPFVIEYFQHVKPGKGSAFVRTKIRSLLSGRMLEPTLKSGDKVGLPDIEQKDMEFLYASGDEYHFMEKKSYEQTFITADALGESKNFLKENTQVEVLYWNGKAISVTLPNSVDLKVIKCDPGVRGDTVSGAMKPATLETGFTVNVPLFINEGDVLKIDTREGGKYLTRVSTAG from the coding sequence ATGGCCGGTTTTGTCGATACGTCCGAGTTCCGCAATGGTTTGAAGATCGAGATCGACGGCGAGCCGTTCGTGATCGAGTACTTCCAGCACGTCAAGCCGGGCAAGGGCTCCGCGTTCGTGCGCACCAAGATCCGCAGCCTGCTCTCCGGCCGCATGCTGGAGCCGACGCTGAAGTCCGGCGACAAGGTGGGCCTGCCCGACATCGAGCAGAAGGACATGGAGTTCCTCTACGCCTCCGGCGACGAGTACCACTTCATGGAGAAGAAGTCGTACGAGCAGACGTTCATCACCGCGGACGCGCTCGGCGAATCGAAGAACTTCCTGAAGGAGAACACCCAGGTCGAGGTGCTCTACTGGAACGGCAAGGCCATCTCCGTCACGCTGCCGAACTCGGTGGACCTGAAGGTCATCAAGTGCGACCCGGGCGTGCGCGGCGACACGGTGTCCGGCGCGATGAAGCCCGCGACGCTGGAGACCGGCTTCACCGTCAACGTGCCCCTGTTCATCAACGAGGGTGACGTGCTGAAGATCGATACGCGCGAAGGTGGCAAGTACCTCACCCGCGTGTCCACGGCGGGCTAG
- the accB gene encoding acetyl-CoA carboxylase biotin carboxyl carrier protein, which produces MATKRKATRPAAPASTASGRDSGTTSLDVEALRQIVEILEASDVTRLVWTRGTEKLSIRRGHAPETTIVHHTGGSGPGVTVSPTVDYAAPAPRAAAAVASAPPPAAAPEKPAEKPGHQVTSPFVGTFYRTPAPDQPAFVDVGSVVRKGQVLCIVEAMKLMNEIESEVSGKIAEVLVENGRPVEFGQALFRIEPA; this is translated from the coding sequence ATGGCAACGAAGCGCAAGGCAACCCGGCCGGCCGCGCCCGCGAGCACGGCCTCCGGGCGTGACTCGGGAACCACGTCCCTGGACGTGGAGGCCCTCCGGCAGATCGTGGAGATCCTGGAGGCCTCGGACGTCACCCGGCTGGTGTGGACGCGGGGGACGGAGAAGCTGTCCATCCGCCGTGGCCACGCGCCGGAGACGACCATCGTGCACCACACCGGCGGCTCGGGCCCCGGCGTGACGGTGTCGCCGACGGTGGACTACGCCGCGCCCGCGCCTCGTGCGGCCGCCGCTGTCGCGTCCGCGCCGCCCCCCGCGGCGGCCCCGGAGAAGCCGGCGGAGAAGCCGGGTCACCAGGTGACCAGCCCCTTCGTGGGGACGTTCTACCGGACCCCCGCGCCGGACCAGCCCGCGTTCGTGGACGTGGGGTCGGTCGTGCGCAAGGGCCAGGTGCTCTGCATTGTCGAAGCGATGAAGTTGATGAACGAAATCGAATCCGAGGTCTCCGGCAAGATCGCCGAGGTCCTCGTGGAGAACGGTCGCCCGGTGGAGTTCGGTCAGGCGCTGTTCCGCATCGAGCCGGCCTGA
- the accC gene encoding acetyl-CoA carboxylase biotin carboxylase subunit: protein MFKKVLVANRGEIALRVIRACRELGIATVAVHSTADANALHVRFADEAVCIGPPPSKESYLNVPQLLSAAEITRADAIHPGYGFLSENAEFAEVCENCKIRFIGPRPEMLRLMGNKVSARRAAREAGMPLLPGSPGVVRDPREAEAFAKEIGFPVILKAAAGGGGKGMKIVREPGVLAQAFSTAQAEALASFSNGDLYIERYVERPRHIEIQIVADEHGNIIHLNERECSVQRRHQKLIEECPSPALTPELRQKMGEVSVNAMKKLRYNNVGTIEYLLDEHGQFYFMEMNTRIQVEHPVTELVMGVDLVREQIRMAYGEPLRFKQEDIQIRGHAIECRVNAEDPVTFAPWPGKITGYSVPGGYGVRVDSAAYENYTVLPHYDSLLSKLIVHAEDRETAIRRMQRALSEYVVEGIRTNIPFHRAALAEEAFQEGNYDTRFVERLLASETGSRRLRKAVEETP from the coding sequence GTGTTCAAGAAGGTACTGGTCGCCAACCGCGGGGAAATCGCCCTGCGGGTCATCCGCGCATGCCGTGAACTGGGCATCGCCACCGTGGCGGTGCACTCCACCGCCGACGCCAACGCATTGCACGTGCGCTTCGCGGACGAGGCCGTCTGCATCGGGCCGCCTCCGTCCAAGGAGAGCTACCTCAACGTGCCGCAGCTGCTCTCCGCGGCGGAGATCACCCGCGCGGACGCCATCCACCCGGGCTACGGCTTCCTGTCGGAGAACGCCGAGTTCGCGGAGGTCTGCGAGAACTGCAAGATCCGCTTCATCGGGCCGCGTCCGGAGATGCTCCGGCTGATGGGCAACAAGGTGAGTGCGCGCCGCGCGGCCCGCGAGGCGGGGATGCCGCTCCTGCCGGGCAGCCCGGGCGTGGTGAGGGATCCGCGCGAGGCGGAGGCGTTCGCCAAGGAGATCGGCTTCCCGGTCATCCTCAAGGCGGCTGCGGGCGGCGGCGGCAAGGGCATGAAGATCGTCCGCGAGCCGGGAGTGCTCGCGCAGGCGTTCTCCACCGCGCAGGCGGAGGCCCTGGCCAGCTTCTCCAACGGCGACCTCTACATCGAGCGGTACGTGGAGAGGCCGCGCCACATCGAGATCCAGATCGTCGCGGACGAGCACGGCAACATCATCCACCTCAACGAGCGCGAGTGTTCGGTGCAGCGCCGGCACCAGAAGCTCATCGAGGAGTGCCCGTCCCCCGCGCTGACGCCGGAGCTCCGCCAGAAGATGGGCGAGGTGTCCGTCAACGCGATGAAGAAGCTGCGCTACAACAACGTGGGCACCATCGAGTACCTGCTCGACGAGCACGGGCAGTTCTACTTCATGGAGATGAACACCCGCATCCAGGTGGAGCACCCCGTGACGGAGCTGGTCATGGGCGTGGACCTGGTGCGCGAGCAGATCCGCATGGCCTACGGCGAGCCCCTGCGCTTCAAGCAGGAGGACATCCAGATTCGCGGGCACGCCATCGAGTGCCGCGTGAACGCGGAGGACCCCGTCACCTTCGCGCCCTGGCCGGGGAAGATCACCGGCTACAGCGTGCCGGGCGGCTACGGGGTGCGCGTGGACTCGGCGGCCTACGAGAACTACACGGTGCTGCCGCACTACGACAGCCTGCTGTCGAAGCTCATCGTGCACGCGGAGGACCGGGAGACGGCCATCCGCCGCATGCAGCGGGCGCTCTCCGAGTACGTGGTGGAGGGCATCCGCACGAACATCCCGTTCCACCGGGCCGCGCTGGCGGAGGAGGCCTTCCAGGAAGGCAACTACGACACGCGCTTCGTGGAGCGCCTGCTGGCGAGCGAGACGGGTTCGCGCCGGCTGCGCAAGGCCGTGGAAGAGACGCCGTAG
- the sgmX gene encoding type IV pili formation protein SgmX produces MDKNKIIEAAAKLVAKGAYDKAIKEYQKVLEVDPKDIRVLQKMGELYQKKNDNAQAAHFFTKVAESYSSDGFFLKAVALYKQVLKLNPNLLEVNLKLAELHQQLGLMSEAMAYFQIVANHYDKAGDTKSSLDTLKKMVDLDPENVASKIKLAELYARESMTKEAAQEFKRAAEYLKRNSRADDWLRVAERLSALEPDNLPLAKELAASYLQRGDQKRALAKLQVCFKADGRDVETLTLLAQAFQGLGQVSKTVSVYKELAKIHQERGRTAESDGVWTQIELLDPQDPDLLARRGPVDEPEPEPVAVHEDAAPQWSAPAAPPPSRPAPAAPPVAVVPPPPAGMSREQLAKLLTETDVYVKYGLHDKALEHLRKVFAVDPENLDAHEKAYHIYVAANNGAQASEQLLNVLRLCTRRADVQRAQPYLATILQENPAHPEVPAFLSVLRSEGGVVAPVATPGVESLEEDAILVDSNDDEILVAEPPDDALAQPEGDELALAALSHGTDSDEIVDDEVAETTLSGEEAVMGEPISSSENAIYDLPPQDDLVVGSDDDALVLADEPGLGDSPGGFEDEPLVGADDALSYAADTFEDTSGDEPMVLADDMGGMSLGDEEEPPPTRVLSPSRALLDEAAPDTQQVQTLDDEDAAFSDPGMSLGEDDDAPTRVGLAPLDASALDDEGLELSAPEPDYDMGAQLGDDDDEPTAAHLVLAPVEAPSYDEPEPEPEPEPEALADTPEPEAEPEEEPASEECDEASFFLDQGLLEEAREILETIAIAFPGHVRAGELMARLEEAEAGGGAAPEDAAPMEPVSVPSVQPVTEASYDAESDGGGDAFDLAAQLAGELDDLGGESLAAVPPADEDFQYSVDEVFAEFKKGLAKVVKPEDVDTHYDLGIAYKEMGLLDDAVHEFEVARQGSMGTKRELDCLTMIGMLHTLRGRPDESVQVFKEGLGNALAVGEVAKALGFELASAYDALNEPGKALFHFQRVAAMDAKYRDVGSQVTRLSAVTAPEDDPLPRAGSKASAGPPTPVPAAGAPKARKVGYV; encoded by the coding sequence ATGGACAAGAACAAGATCATCGAAGCCGCCGCGAAGCTGGTCGCGAAGGGCGCTTACGACAAGGCCATCAAGGAGTACCAGAAGGTCCTGGAGGTCGACCCGAAGGACATCCGGGTCCTCCAGAAGATGGGGGAGCTGTACCAGAAGAAGAACGACAACGCGCAGGCGGCGCACTTCTTCACCAAGGTCGCGGAGAGCTACTCCTCGGACGGCTTCTTCCTCAAGGCCGTCGCCCTCTACAAGCAGGTCCTCAAGCTCAACCCGAACCTGCTGGAGGTGAACCTCAAGCTGGCGGAGCTGCACCAGCAGCTGGGCCTGATGTCGGAGGCGATGGCGTACTTCCAGATCGTCGCCAACCACTACGACAAGGCGGGCGACACCAAGTCGAGCCTCGACACCCTCAAGAAGATGGTGGATCTCGACCCGGAGAACGTGGCGTCGAAGATCAAGCTCGCGGAGCTGTACGCGCGCGAGAGCATGACGAAGGAAGCGGCGCAGGAGTTCAAGCGCGCCGCGGAGTACCTCAAGCGCAACAGCCGCGCGGATGACTGGCTTCGCGTCGCGGAGCGGCTCTCCGCGCTGGAGCCGGACAACCTGCCGCTGGCGAAGGAGCTGGCCGCGTCGTACCTGCAGCGCGGCGACCAGAAGCGCGCGCTCGCCAAGCTCCAGGTGTGCTTCAAGGCGGACGGCCGCGACGTGGAGACGCTGACGCTCCTGGCGCAGGCGTTCCAGGGGCTGGGCCAGGTCTCCAAGACGGTGTCCGTCTACAAGGAGCTGGCGAAGATCCATCAGGAGCGCGGCCGCACCGCCGAGTCCGACGGGGTGTGGACGCAGATCGAGCTGTTGGATCCGCAGGACCCGGATCTGCTCGCGCGCCGGGGGCCGGTGGACGAGCCGGAGCCCGAGCCCGTCGCCGTGCACGAGGACGCCGCGCCCCAGTGGAGCGCGCCCGCCGCGCCGCCGCCGTCGCGTCCCGCGCCCGCCGCGCCGCCCGTGGCCGTCGTGCCGCCGCCGCCCGCGGGGATGAGCCGCGAGCAACTGGCGAAGCTGCTGACGGAGACCGACGTCTACGTGAAGTACGGGCTCCACGACAAAGCGCTCGAGCACCTTCGCAAGGTGTTCGCGGTGGATCCGGAGAACCTGGACGCCCACGAAAAGGCGTACCACATCTACGTGGCGGCCAATAACGGCGCGCAGGCGTCGGAGCAGCTGCTCAACGTGCTGCGCCTGTGCACGCGCCGCGCGGACGTGCAGCGCGCGCAGCCGTACCTGGCGACCATCCTCCAGGAGAACCCGGCGCATCCCGAGGTGCCGGCCTTCCTGTCCGTGCTGCGCTCGGAGGGCGGGGTGGTGGCGCCGGTGGCCACCCCCGGCGTGGAGTCGCTGGAGGAGGACGCCATCCTGGTGGACTCCAACGACGATGAGATCCTCGTCGCGGAGCCGCCGGACGACGCGCTCGCTCAGCCGGAGGGCGACGAGCTGGCGCTGGCGGCGCTGAGCCACGGCACGGACTCGGATGAGATCGTCGACGACGAGGTCGCGGAGACGACGCTGAGCGGCGAGGAGGCGGTGATGGGGGAGCCCATCAGCTCCTCCGAGAACGCCATCTACGACCTGCCTCCGCAGGACGACCTGGTCGTCGGCTCGGACGACGACGCGCTGGTGCTGGCGGATGAGCCGGGCCTGGGGGACTCCCCGGGCGGCTTCGAGGACGAGCCGTTGGTGGGCGCGGACGACGCGCTGTCGTACGCGGCGGACACCTTCGAGGACACGTCCGGCGACGAGCCCATGGTGCTCGCGGACGACATGGGCGGCATGTCGCTGGGCGACGAGGAGGAGCCGCCGCCCACGCGCGTGCTGTCCCCGTCGCGCGCGCTGCTCGACGAGGCCGCGCCGGACACGCAGCAGGTCCAGACCCTGGACGACGAGGACGCCGCGTTCTCCGACCCGGGCATGTCGCTGGGCGAGGACGACGACGCGCCCACCCGCGTGGGGCTGGCGCCGCTGGACGCCTCCGCGCTGGACGACGAGGGCCTGGAGCTGTCCGCCCCCGAGCCCGACTACGACATGGGCGCGCAGCTGGGCGACGACGACGACGAGCCCACCGCCGCGCACCTCGTGCTCGCGCCGGTGGAGGCGCCGTCCTACGACGAGCCGGAGCCCGAACCGGAGCCGGAGCCCGAGGCGCTGGCGGACACGCCCGAGCCGGAAGCGGAGCCCGAGGAAGAGCCGGCCTCCGAGGAGTGCGACGAGGCGTCGTTCTTCCTGGACCAGGGCCTGCTGGAAGAGGCACGGGAGATCCTGGAGACCATCGCGATCGCCTTCCCGGGCCATGTGCGCGCCGGGGAGCTGATGGCGCGGCTGGAGGAGGCGGAGGCCGGCGGTGGCGCGGCCCCCGAGGACGCCGCGCCGATGGAGCCCGTGTCGGTGCCGTCCGTGCAGCCGGTGACGGAGGCGTCCTACGACGCGGAGTCCGACGGCGGCGGTGACGCGTTCGACCTGGCGGCGCAGCTGGCCGGAGAGCTGGACGACCTGGGCGGCGAGTCGCTGGCGGCGGTGCCCCCGGCGGACGAGGACTTCCAGTACTCGGTGGACGAGGTCTTCGCCGAGTTCAAGAAGGGCCTCGCCAAGGTGGTGAAGCCCGAGGACGTGGACACGCACTACGACCTGGGCATCGCCTACAAGGAGATGGGCCTGCTGGACGACGCAGTCCACGAGTTCGAGGTGGCGCGCCAGGGCAGCATGGGCACGAAGCGCGAGCTGGACTGCCTGACGATGATTGGCATGCTCCACACGCTGCGCGGCCGTCCGGACGAGTCCGTCCAGGTGTTCAAGGAAGGCCTGGGCAACGCGCTCGCGGTGGGAGAGGTCGCCAAGGCGCTGGGCTTCGAGCTGGCGAGCGCCTACGACGCGCTCAACGAGCCGGGCAAGGCGCTCTTCCACTTCCAGCGGGTGGCCGCCATGGACGCGAAGTACCGCGACGTGGGGTCACAGGTGACGCGCCTGTCGGCGGTCACCGCACCCGAGGACGACCCGCTGCCCCGTGCCGGAAGCAAGGCCTCCGCTGGCCCTCCGACGCCGGTGCCTGCCGCGGGCGCGCCGAAGGCCCGTAAAGTAGGGTACGTGTAG
- a CDS encoding ExeA family protein has product MTTYLDFFELTQEPFSNAPVSRFYYNSAQHSQALTRLMHAVGYMKGLSILVGDIGAGKTTLARRMLDSLPESEYEAALLVIIHSGITAQWLLRRIALQLGVENPAQEKLALLSQLYQRLLQIYESGKKAVVLIDEAQMLETREIMEEFRGLLNLEVPERKLISFVFFGLPEIEKNLKLDPPLAQRVALRYKLEPFTAESTEAYVKHRLRLAGCPRMPFTPEALLAVHQHSGGTPRVINTLCDNALFEAFLARQESIDAELVHRIGTNLGLQGGSAASQAGEQASAPASSLPRTANTKIDLAEIDRYLEGLGKL; this is encoded by the coding sequence ATGACGACCTACCTCGATTTCTTCGAACTCACCCAGGAGCCGTTCTCCAACGCTCCGGTGAGCCGCTTCTATTACAACTCCGCGCAGCACTCGCAGGCCCTCACCCGGCTGATGCATGCCGTGGGCTACATGAAGGGCCTGTCCATCCTCGTGGGCGACATCGGCGCGGGCAAGACGACGCTCGCCCGGCGCATGCTCGACTCGCTGCCCGAGTCCGAATACGAGGCCGCGCTGCTGGTCATCATCCACTCGGGCATCACCGCCCAGTGGCTGCTGCGCCGCATCGCGCTCCAACTGGGCGTGGAGAATCCGGCGCAGGAGAAGCTGGCGCTCCTGTCGCAGCTCTACCAGCGGCTGCTGCAAATCTACGAGTCCGGCAAGAAGGCCGTCGTCCTCATCGACGAGGCGCAGATGCTGGAGACGCGGGAGATCATGGAGGAGTTCCGGGGGCTGCTGAACCTGGAGGTCCCCGAGCGCAAGCTCATCTCCTTCGTCTTCTTCGGCCTGCCGGAGATTGAGAAGAACCTGAAGCTGGACCCGCCGCTCGCCCAGCGCGTGGCGCTCCGCTACAAGCTGGAGCCCTTCACGGCGGAGTCCACGGAGGCGTACGTGAAGCACCGGCTGCGGCTCGCCGGGTGCCCGCGGATGCCCTTCACCCCGGAGGCGCTGCTGGCCGTGCACCAGCACTCCGGCGGCACGCCGCGCGTCATCAACACCCTGTGCGACAACGCCCTCTTCGAGGCGTTCCTCGCGCGGCAGGAGTCCATCGACGCGGAGCTGGTGCACCGCATCGGGACGAACCTGGGCCTCCAGGGTGGCTCGGCTGCTTCCCAGGCGGGCGAGCAGGCGAGCGCGCCTGCTTCGTCGCTGCCTCGGACGGCGAACACGAAAATCGATCTGGCGGAGATCGACCGCTACCTCGAGGGACTCGGTAAGCTCTAG